The genomic window TTTTGATAAGCTTGTGGCTGACGATTTTAAAGATGGTCAGACTATTGGCAAATTAATGCTCAAAGACGGCACCGAGGAATCCATCAAATGGGAAGGTTCTGTTAAAATCGGCGTTGATGCATTTGAAAAAAAATTCTTTGAAATAGGTGAAAAAATGGGTCTTAGAACCCCTTCTACTGCTGCAGCCGAACTGTTCTCTGATGAGAAAAGAAGAGCACCACTCTTACCGAGATTCGTTGTTGGAATAAAACTGGTAGGCTACAATGTTGATATGCGTATCGAAAAGGGTTTTGGGCGTGGTTCAAAAGATGAGCTTGTTGGGCGCACGGAGATGGACCTTGAATGGCAGGTATTGGATAAACGAATTGGAGATGTGGTAATCAATTACCGGAATAAAGGTGTAACAAATTTGCGACAGCGGCCCTTTCAAAGGTCTCCCAACAACCTGATGGCGTTTGAAAATGGCTTGATTGTCTTTTTTGCCAACAGTGGTTTTCACGACATCGTGAATTCGCCCGGGGAGCACACTGCCTTAAGCGATGAAAGTGACCCCGATGGCTCCAGGGCGTCTTTCACTATTGATGGGATTACCAATCCCGGGTTCCAAAAAATGAGTGAAATGATTCAATACGCCAACAAGGCCTGTGTAACCATTATTACAGATGGTGGCCATGGAAGCGGAGCAATTATTGATAATTCAGGATTGGTAATCAGTGCTTTTCATGTGGTGGATGGGGTCAACAAGATTGAAGTTCAGTTTTCGGAGGGGCTGCTACTCGGAGCGGAGATAGTGGCATATGACAACATGAGGGATGTGGTACTTCTGAAAATTGCAGGCTCCGGGTTTCGGGCTCTGCCTGTGAATTTAGGTGATGTTTCGATTGGCGACGATGCAGTAACGATCGGAACTCCTCATGATTTAAAATTAGGCCAATCGGTGGCGCGCGGTATGATTAGCGGAAAAAGAGAGCGGGATGATGAAATCGTGCTGCAGGCTGATATTTCTGTAAGCCCCGGTAATAGTGGAGGGCCGCTTCTCAACGAAAAAGGCGAAATCATTGGAATCATCCAACAAAAAATTGTACGTCAGGGCGTGGAGGGGATTGGGTTTGCTTTGCCCATTGGTAGGGCACTGGAAGTTTTAAATATCAGTGTTTCTGAATAGTTTTTATCCCCATTTCGCATACGTCATTCCACAATAATTTCGTCCAGAAAGATCCAGCTTTTCGAGCCGGCTGCCTCGTGCCACGAAGGGACATCACCGGGATAAGCTGCCGTGACGCGCAAATAGCGGAAGCGCGTTTCCGGGATTCTGAGTGCCATTTCCTCCACCATTTCCGTACGCGCCTGCGGCGGTGTTTGCGGTTTGACGCTTCCTTGCAGGGTCCAGATGCCGGGTTCGGTTGCGGTGTAGAAGCTCACTTCGGCGGGCATGAAAATCCAGGCATTGTTGTATTGCAGGGTTCGTATAGCGAGGTATTCTGCTGAAACTTCCTTGCCCAAATCCAGCCGGAAATCAAGGTCTTGTCCCCAGTAGCCCTGCCAGCGACCGTCGCGAAAGTTCCCGGAGCCCAGCAAGCCGTCGGTCAGGCCCTGCAAACCCCCGGCGGTGTACTGATGGTGAAAACTTGCTTCACCTTCTACTTCGGCATGAATGGCCAGATGGGCTGCCAAAGATAAGGCGTGCGACTTCCCGGCTACGGCTCCCAAATGCATGGGCTGTATGTTGTAATCTCGCCTTACCCGCGCAGGAATAAGCAGGTGGTCATCGGCGTAAAAGCTGTTGCCGTCTTTGTCGGTGAGTAGCAGAGCAGCTTCATCCGTCCACGGATTGAGTTCTACCTTCAATCTGCCGTCTTCCGCTGCTGTTGTGCTGATTTGAAAAGGAAAGGTTTCGGCTCCGTATTGTACGCCGAGTTTGCGGAGCAGAGGATACTGACCCCGCATTCTTTCGCGGAAGGCCTCAAAATCGCGCTCACGCGGAGCAGTCCAAAGCACCTCGCTCATGGCCAAAAGTCTCGGAAAGGTTTGGGCATCAAGCGTAGCCCGATCGGGAATATGCTCGGTCCAGAGGTTGCACTCACCGCCTAGGATAAAGTGATGCAGGCTGCTGTCCAGGTCGGCGGGAATGAGGTTGAAGCTGTACACTTTTTCAAGGTCAATGGCCCGCAGGTCGTAGTCGAAATAGCAGTGGCTTGTGGGCGACATAATCGCGTTCTGGCCGGCCTCTGCAGCTGCTACACCGCCTTCCATGCCTCGCCAGCTTTGTACCACGGCGTCGGGGTGAAGTCCGCCCTCGAGGATTTCATCCCACCCAATCAACATACGGTTGTTATCTGCAAGAAATTCGGCTATTTCTCCAATAAACCAGCTTTGCAGTTCGTGTTCGTCGTGCAAGCCCTGTCCGGCCATGCGCTGCTGGCATTTTTGGCAGTTTTCCCATCGGTACTTGGGCGCTTCATCGCCGCCGATGTGGATATAGGGCCCCGGAAACAATTCCATCACCTCGCTCAACACGGTTTTGAGAAAAGTAAAAACGCTGTCGTTTCCTGCGCAGTATATCTCGCGAAACACACCCCAGTCGTTGGCAACCTCGTAAGGCCCTCCGGTGCAACCCAGCCACGGGTAAGCAGCCAAAGCGGCCTGTGAATGTCCGGGCAACTCAATCTCCGGGATGATCTGAATGTGCTTTTCCGCAGCGTAATGCACCACCTCGCGGATCTGTTCTTTTGTGTAGTAGCCGCCATAGCGCGTGCCGTCGATTTCGGTGC from Cryomorphaceae bacterium includes these protein-coding regions:
- a CDS encoding PEGA domain-containing protein → MLRAILLSVVCVLAVQARLSAQFQYEFHTTPDAAEVLVNGENRCVTPCRVNFFWKEAKEHGQIKLEVKLPGYKTWVDSVTSKPRQFDNIQRLTLESMVPEIEFDKGSALVGFDKLVADDFKDGQTIGKLMLKDGTEESIKWEGSVKIGVDAFEKKFFEIGEKMGLRTPSTAAAELFSDEKRRAPLLPRFVVGIKLVGYNVDMRIEKGFGRGSKDELVGRTEMDLEWQVLDKRIGDVVINYRNKGVTNLRQRPFQRSPNNLMAFENGLIVFFANSGFHDIVNSPGEHTALSDESDPDGSRASFTIDGITNPGFQKMSEMIQYANKACVTIITDGGHGSGAIIDNSGLVISAFHVVDGVNKIEVQFSEGLLLGAEIVAYDNMRDVVLLKIAGSGFRALPVNLGDVSIGDDAVTIGTPHDLKLGQSVARGMISGKRERDDEIVLQADISVSPGNSGGPLLNEKGEIIGIIQQKIVRQGVEGIGFALPIGRALEVLNISVSE
- a CDS encoding beta-N-acetylhexosaminidase; the encoded protein is MRYLLLILTGLLWGCTLPKGEPANLLLPKEWSLVPMVQHLELTGKTMVLPTRIVIAANDCAEPVAKQIAELLNQRGYTARFCESKNCSDAAITLRCDDAGFRLESTADEAYELQIQNRGIELFAARLTGLHRGIYTLLQILPLEAPEAAVHLATAQIKDQPAFLHRGMLLDVCRHFFDVQTVKDYIDLLARYKMNTLHWHLTEDQGWRIEIEAYPLLTEIAAWRTEIDGTRYGGYYTKEQIREVVHYAAEKHIQIIPEIELPGHSQAALAAYPWLGCTGGPYEVANDWGVFREIYCAGNDSVFTFLKTVLSEVMELFPGPYIHIGGDEAPKYRWENCQKCQQRMAGQGLHDEHELQSWFIGEIAEFLADNNRMLIGWDEILEGGLHPDAVVQSWRGMEGGVAAAEAGQNAIMSPTSHCYFDYDLRAIDLEKVYSFNLIPADLDSSLHHFILGGECNLWTEHIPDRATLDAQTFPRLLAMSEVLWTAPRERDFEAFRERMRGQYPLLRKLGVQYGAETFPFQISTTAAEDGRLKVELNPWTDEAALLLTDKDGNSFYADDHLLIPARVRRDYNIQPMHLGAVAGKSHALSLAAHLAIHAEVEGEASFHHQYTAGGLQGLTDGLLGSGNFRDGRWQGYWGQDLDFRLDLGKEVSAEYLAIRTLQYNNAWIFMPAEVSFYTATEPGIWTLQGSVKPQTPPQARTEMVEEMALRIPETRFRYLRVTAAYPGDVPSWHEAAGSKSWIFLDEIIVE